In the Hordeum vulgare subsp. vulgare chromosome 7H, MorexV3_pseudomolecules_assembly, whole genome shotgun sequence genome, one interval contains:
- the LOC123409648 gene encoding ABC transporter B family member 28, whose protein sequence is MALSSWSMRLPYSPSRPTLGPRRSRLLFSPSGPILNSRPSRLPHLPATSHVPDSGRRRCLRLGRPPHAYISAPAPGPDAYQSPSFDAAEAAADVAAAISSTDAITWAGVWALLSQHKARLAISLAALLACTTCTLSMPLFSGRFFETLIGRGSEPLTRLLSKIAVLYTLEPIFTIVFVINMTVVWEKVMGRLRSQIFRRILIQKMVFFDRHKVGELTGLLTSDLGSLKGVVSDNISRDRGLRAFSEITGTLCILFTLSTELAPVLGLLIVSVSVIVAIFKRSTVPTFKSYGIVQAHISDCVSETFSAIRTVRSFGGEKRQISMFDNLALAFQNSGTKLGVLKAANESLTRVVVYVSLMALYILGGSKVSAGKLSIGTMASFIGYTFTLTFAVQGAVNTLGDLRGTFASIERINSVLSAKDIDDSLAYGLAKELDNKETEDSNPRVHEKGTVNTHYMSALKSSSSCSDLAWSGDIHLEDVHFSYPLRSDVDVLNGLDLVIECGKVTALVGSSGAGKSTVVQLLARYYEPTQGRITVAGEDIRVFDKREWSQIVSLVNQDPVLFSASVGENIAYGLPDDVVSKDEIIKAAKAANAHEFIISLPQGYDTLVGERGSLLSGGQRQRIAIARALLKNAPFLILDEATSALDTTSERLVQEALDLLMKGRTSLVIAHRLSTVQNAHQIAVCSDGKIMELGTHAELVAKGGSYASLVGTQRLAFE, encoded by the exons ATGGCGCTCTCCAGCTGGAGCATGCGCCTCCCCTACAGCCCCTCCCGCCCCACCCTGGGCCCTCGCCGCAGCCGCCTCCTCTTCAGCCCCTCCGGCCCCATCCTCAACTCTCGCCCCAGCCGCCTTCCCCACCTCCCCGCCACGTCCCACGTCCCCGATTCCGGCCGACGCCGCTGCCTCCGCCTGGGCCGCCCGCCCCATGCGTACATCTCGGCGCCGGCGCCCGGCCCCGACGCCTACCAGTCCCCTTCCTTTGACGCCGCAGAGGCGGCTGCCGATGTGGCCGCCGCCATCTCCTCAACTGACGCCATCACCTGGGCCGGTGTCTGGGCCCTCCTGTCGCAGCACAAGGCCCGCCTAGCGATCTCCCTCGCTGCGCTCCTCGCGTGCACGACCTGCACCCTCTCCATGCCGCTCTTCTCAG GGAGGTTCTTCGAAACCCTGATAGGGAGGGGGTCCGAACCCTTAACGAGGCTCTTGTCCAAAATTGCGGTATTATATACGCTGGAGCCGATATTTACCATCGTCTTTGTGATCAACATGACTGTGGTCTGGGAGAAAGTGATGGGGAGACTGCGGAGCCAGATATTTCGGAGGATTCTGATCCAAAAG ATGGTATTTTTTGATCGTCACAAG GTCGGCGAGCTAACTGGATTGTTGACATCCGATTTAGGTTCTTTGAAGGGTGTAGTAAGTGACAACATATCAAGAGATCGTGGGCTAAGGGCATTTTCTGAG ATCACTGGTACATTGTGTATACTTTTCACATTATCCACTGAGCTTGCTCCTGTTCTAGGACTCCTCATAGTCTCTGTCTCCGTAATAGTTG CTATTTTCAAGAGGTCAACTGTCCCCACCTTCAAATCTTACGGAATTGTCCAAGCTCATATATCAGACTGCGTGTCGGAAACATTTTCAGCCATCCGTACT GTTAGGTCATTTGGTGGTGAGAAGCGACAAATTTCTATGTTTGACAACTTG GCACTTGCTTTTCAAAATAGCGGCACAAAGCTAGGAGTGCTGAAAGCTGCCAATGAGTCATTGACTCGAGTGGTAGTTTATGTTTCCCTAATGGCGCTTTACATTCTTGGTGGAAGCAAAGTCAGTGCG ggcaagttgtctattGGAACCATGGCATCTTTTATTGGTTACACATTCACACTGACCTTTGCC GTTCAAGGAGCTGTTAATACCCTAGGTGATCTGCGTGGGACATTTGCTTCTATAGAGAGAATAAATTCTGTTCTGTCAGCAAAGGACATTGATGATTCACTTGCATATGGTTTAGCCAAAGAACTTGACAATAAAGAAACTGAAGATTCTAATCCTAGAGTGCATGAAAAGGGCACTGTTAACACACATTACATGTCAGCACTGAAATCTTCAAGCAGCTGTAGTGATCTAGCCTGGTCTGGAGACATTCACCTGGAAG ATGTTCATTTCTCCTATCCACTGAGATCTGATGTGGATGTCTTAAATGGGCTTGATCTTGTAATTGAGTGTGGAAAAGTCACAGCACTTGTTGGCTCTAGTGGTGCTGGAAAAAGCACTGTGGTGCAACTTTTAGCGCGGTACTATGAG CCTACTCAAGGCCGCATCACGGTGGCAGGGGAAGACATTCGTGTATTTGATAAAAGAGAATGGTCTCAAATTGTATCCCTAGTGAATCAG GACCCTGTCCTATTCTCGGCATCTGTTGGGGAAAACATTGCTTATGGTCTTCCGGATGACGTTGTCTCCAAGGATGAGATAATCAAAGCTGCTAAAGCTGCCAATGCTCATGAATTCATCATCTCACTTCCACAG GGCTATGATACTCTTGTTGGAGAACGAGGTAGCCTCCTAAGTGGGGGACAGAGACAG AGAATTGCAATTGCCCGAGCTCTTCTGAAAAATGCTCCTTTTCTAATACTTGATGAG GCTACAAGTGCACTGGACACAACAAGTGAGCGGCTTGTGCAGGAAGCTCTCGATCTCTTGATGAAGGGCAGGACTTCTTTGGTGATCGCCCACAGGTTGAGCACCGTGCAAAACGCGCACCAAATCGCCGTCTGCTCAGATGGCAAGATCATGGAACTTGGGACACATGCGGAATTGGTCGCCAAGGGAGGCAGTTATGCATCACTTGTAGGCACTCAAAGGCTTGCGTTTGAGTAA